A portion of the Parcubacteria group bacterium genome contains these proteins:
- a CDS encoding RHS repeat-associated core domain-containing protein: MLRTLLLLLAFFLISIPLSVGAQEEALETQVEFPTYLYLTETSQILALTPLTTELAIGCIGDPIDTKETEGTQETSQGLECFVITPEGISPVLFENEGGGDAVSGYVGSYYTVASATTTKHVFDNRGVLLATVDGNGSATTTSFAHNDHLGSVTVTTDEDGDVLSARDYHPFGSERVSTGDPLERAFIGERLDTETELNYLNSRYYRSLQGQFLSQDPIFWGNPANQNLENPQSLNSYSYGENNPINKSDPTGKCPQCIIGAGAGMLGQYGYDVYNNISANGFSASAFYSGLSSPETYAVRAIQGAIVGGTGGLAAAYGITAQIGAVGLASGLTGAGGNYALGEVVSWQSFAADTVIGGLTFGAGKLVPGVPGRLPDFGTNAWLYGKHTQQSALQLGIGGISDYTSQLIGSHNFTSTSQDAAKAIGVGNTGSGNFVGTYNFGPGAGTYDFGKDEWVSGGQSTPATSK; the protein is encoded by the coding sequence ATGCTACGAACTCTCTTACTACTCCTCGCTTTTTTCCTGATAAGCATCCCACTTTCTGTGGGAGCTCAAGAAGAAGCCCTTGAGACACAGGTGGAATTTCCCACCTACCTTTACCTCACCGAAACCAGCCAAATTCTTGCATTAACCCCATTAACGACAGAATTGGCGATAGGGTGTATTGGAGACCCTATCGATACAAAGGAGACGGAAGGTACCCAAGAGACCTCCCAAGGTCTTGAATGTTTTGTCATAACTCCCGAAGGTATCTCTCCCGTGCTTTTTGAAAACGAAGGTGGCGGTGATGCAGTGTCTGGCTACGTGGGTAGCTATTACACGGTGGCTTCTGCAACGACTACCAAACATGTGTTTGATAACCGAGGTGTATTACTAGCTACCGTCGACGGAAACGGAAGTGCGACAACAACGAGCTTTGCGCACAACGATCACCTTGGAAGCGTGACCGTGACTACAGACGAAGACGGCGACGTTCTTTCCGCGAGAGATTATCATCCTTTTGGTAGCGAAAGAGTTTCAACTGGCGACCCACTTGAGCGTGCTTTTATCGGAGAACGACTTGATACAGAGACAGAGCTCAATTATTTGAACTCACGCTACTATCGAAGTCTGCAAGGACAGTTCTTAAGTCAAGATCCAATATTCTGGGGTAATCCGGCAAATCAAAACCTTGAAAATCCACAGAGTTTAAATTCATACTCGTATGGGGAAAATAACCCTATAAATAAAAGTGATCCTACTGGCAAATGCCCGCAATGTATAATAGGTGCGGGAGCAGGGATGCTAGGCCAATATGGCTATGATGTATATAACAACATTAGTGCAAATGGCTTCAGTGCCAGTGCGTTTTATAGTGGTCTATCCAGTCCAGAAACTTATGCGGTGCGTGCAATACAAGGTGCAATTGTTGGAGGCACGGGCGGTTTAGCGGCGGCGTACGGAATTACTGCTCAAATTGGGGCTGTTGGCCTTGCCTCAGGTCTAACTGGCGCAGGAGGCAACTATGCGCTTGGCGAAGTAGTTTCATGGCAATCATTTGCCGCAGACACCGTAATCGGAGGTCTTACGTTTGGAGCGGGAAAACTTGTGCCAGGGGTTCCAGGACGTTTACCAGACTTTGGAACGAATGCATGGCTTTACGGAAAACATACACAACAAAGTGCTCTGCAACTTGGTATTGGAGGAATTTCAGATTACACAAGTCAGCTAATAGGTAGCCACAATTTTACGTCTACTTCTCAAGATGCCGCTAAGGCTATAGGCGTGGGGAATACCGGAAGTGGAAATTTTGTTGGTACTTATAACTTTGGACCCGGAGCTGGAACATATGATTTTGGTAAAGATGAGTGGGTATCTGGCGGGCAGTCAACGCCGGCAACTAGTAAATAG
- a CDS encoding leucine--tRNA ligase, giving the protein MAGMRQYDHKKIEKKWQEAWRKENLYKTEEDPKKPKAYVLDMFPYPSGEGLHVGHPKGYIASDIYSRFKKMSGYNILHPMGWDAFGLPAENYAIKNKIHPKVAVEKNIAHFKEQLEKLGLNYDWEREINTTDPKYYKWTQWIFLQLWKKGLAYESHEPINWCPSCKTGLAFEDLEAGKCERCGSDVEQRPIRQWVLKIREYADRLLEDLSDLEWPEHIKESQRNWIGRSEGAEIEFKIQNSEFGIKVFTTRPDTLFGATYMVLSPEHPLVTKLASSILNTEEVNEYVAQAKRKTDLERTAGEKEKTGVELKGVKAINPANKEALPVWIADYVLAHYGTGAIMAVPAHDERDFAFAQKFGLPIREVIEPVFTQSTEPGKVKEGLPFDHRDAIIAIVKHWSEEKYMALKWKQVAWGTFITGGIEKGQTAESAARAEIEEETGYQSLRLVHDFGIVHGKFYHVPKKVNRFAHSRVLLFQLEGDARVDVTEEEQAKHEVLWLTLNELKTFLTPDSHQHALEMLCSNGVCAYTGGGILKNSGTFDSLSSEEAKWSITEFVGGERKVDYKLRDWVFSRQRYWGEPIPMIHCSKCGVVPVAEKDLPVVLPDVVSYEPTGTGESPLAAIEEWVNVACPNCGGKGKRETNTMPQWAGSSWYYLRFIDPHNNSALVDKKKEGYWSPIDLYEGGVEHATRHLIYARFWHKFLYDIGVVNYREPFGRLKGVGLIYGEDGRKMSKRWGNVVNPDDVVSNYGADTLRLYEMFMGPFEESSMWSAESIIGPRRFLEKVWRLQEKVNKDALHTEEIDILTHKTIKKVTTDIEAFRFNTAVSAMMVFVNSLETMGEVPLATYTTLLLLLYPFAPHITEELWHMLGNKKSLYTESWPNHDETKIKEGKITVVIQVNGKVRGELDISPEEEEYAVKEKALAEESVKKWTLGKEVKRVIYVQGKLVNIVAV; this is encoded by the coding sequence ATGGCGGGTATGCGTCAGTACGACCATAAAAAAATAGAAAAGAAGTGGCAGGAAGCTTGGCGCAAAGAGAATCTCTACAAAACCGAGGAGGACCCCAAGAAGCCCAAGGCCTATGTGCTCGACATGTTTCCCTACCCCTCGGGGGAGGGGCTTCATGTGGGGCACCCGAAGGGCTATATTGCCTCCGACATCTATTCTCGCTTCAAGAAGATGAGCGGATACAACATATTGCATCCCATGGGGTGGGATGCTTTTGGTTTGCCCGCAGAAAACTATGCCATCAAGAACAAAATACACCCCAAAGTCGCAGTAGAAAAAAACATTGCGCACTTCAAAGAGCAGTTAGAGAAACTCGGACTTAACTATGACTGGGAGCGCGAGATAAATACAACCGACCCAAAGTACTACAAGTGGACACAGTGGATATTCCTCCAGCTTTGGAAGAAGGGGCTTGCCTACGAGTCCCACGAGCCGATTAACTGGTGCCCTTCATGCAAGACGGGGCTTGCTTTCGAGGATCTGGAGGCGGGTAAGTGTGAGCGCTGCGGGAGTGATGTAGAGCAGAGACCGATACGACAATGGGTGTTGAAGATTCGTGAGTACGCTGATCGACTGTTGGAAGATTTGAGCGACCTTGAGTGGCCAGAGCACATCAAGGAGTCACAACGAAACTGGATTGGCAGAAGCGAAGGAGCAGAAATAGAATTTAAGATTCAGAATTCAGAATTTGGAATAAAAGTTTTTACGACGAGGCCAGATACGCTTTTTGGTGCGACATATATGGTACTCTCGCCGGAGCATCCGTTGGTTACGAAGTTGGCATCGAGCATTTTGAATACAGAAGAGGTGAATGAATACGTAGCGCAAGCGAAGAGGAAAACAGACCTGGAGAGGACGGCGGGAGAAAAAGAAAAGACGGGAGTCGAGCTCAAGGGGGTCAAGGCTATAAACCCAGCGAACAAGGAGGCGTTGCCTGTGTGGATCGCTGATTATGTTCTCGCGCATTACGGCACGGGAGCCATTATGGCGGTACCCGCGCATGATGAGCGCGACTTTGCATTTGCGCAGAAATTTGGATTGCCTATACGCGAAGTCATAGAGCCTGTCTTTACCCAATCTACAGAGCCAGGGAAGGTGAAAGAGGGCTTGCCCTTTGACCACCGCGATGCGATCATCGCAATCGTGAAGCATTGGTCAGAAGAGAAGTATATGGCGCTCAAGTGGAAGCAGGTCGCTTGGGGTACCTTTATTACCGGAGGTATTGAGAAGGGGCAGACAGCGGAGAGCGCTGCGCGTGCGGAGATTGAAGAAGAAACAGGCTATCAGAGTCTCCGGTTGGTACACGATTTCGGTATAGTGCACGGGAAGTTCTATCATGTGCCCAAAAAGGTCAATCGTTTTGCTCACTCTCGAGTACTCCTCTTTCAGTTAGAAGGCGATGCTCGGGTAGATGTGACCGAGGAGGAACAAGCAAAGCACGAAGTCTTGTGGCTTACCCTCAATGAGCTTAAAACTTTTCTGACACCCGACTCGCACCAACATGCCCTCGAGATGCTCTGTAGCAACGGAGTCTGTGCATATACGGGCGGAGGCATACTCAAGAACTCGGGTACATTCGACAGTCTTTCAAGTGAAGAAGCGAAGTGGAGTATCACCGAATTTGTTGGCGGCGAAAGAAAAGTGGACTATAAACTGCGCGATTGGGTGTTCTCTCGCCAAAGGTATTGGGGTGAGCCGATTCCAATGATCCACTGTAGCAAGTGTGGTGTTGTGCCTGTCGCGGAGAAAGATCTGCCCGTGGTGCTTCCTGACGTAGTATCGTACGAACCAACAGGGACGGGGGAGTCTCCGCTTGCGGCAATCGAGGAATGGGTCAATGTTGCATGCCCTAATTGTGGAGGCAAGGGAAAGCGCGAGACAAATACTATGCCCCAGTGGGCCGGCTCTTCTTGGTATTACCTTCGCTTTATCGACCCTCACAATAACTCAGCACTTGTCGATAAAAAGAAAGAGGGATACTGGTCGCCGATCGATCTCTATGAAGGAGGAGTCGAGCATGCAACGCGTCACCTCATTTATGCACGCTTCTGGCACAAGTTTCTCTATGACATTGGTGTTGTGAACTATCGGGAGCCCTTCGGACGCCTGAAGGGTGTCGGACTTATTTATGGCGAAGACGGGCGCAAGATGTCGAAGCGGTGGGGGAATGTCGTGAATCCCGACGATGTGGTCTCGAACTATGGAGCAGATACACTACGCCTCTACGAAATGTTTATGGGGCCCTTTGAAGAGAGTAGTATGTGGAGTGCGGAAAGCATTATCGGGCCACGGAGGTTCCTGGAGAAGGTGTGGCGTCTGCAAGAAAAGGTGAACAAAGACGCTCTGCACACAGAAGAGATAGACATTCTGACACACAAGACAATAAAGAAAGTGACGACAGACATCGAGGCGTTTCGGTTTAACACCGCAGTATCAGCGATGATGGTTTTTGTAAACAGTCTTGAGACAATGGGGGAGGTGCCGCTCGCGACGTACACAACCCTTCTTCTTTTGCTTTACCCTTTTGCGCCGCACATCACCGAAGAGCTTTGGCACATGCTTGGAAATAAAAAATCTCTGTATACAGAGAGTTGGCCGAACCATGATGAAACAAAAATAAAAGAGGGAAAAATCACCGTCGTCATACAAGTGAACGGCAAAGTGCGCGGAGAACTTGACATTTCTCCGGAAGAAGAAGAATATGCGGTAAAAGAGAAGGCACTCGCGGAAGAGTCGGTCAAGAAATGGACGCTTGGCAAGGAGGTGA
- the ychF gene encoding redox-regulated ATPase YchF, which translates to MSLSIGIVGLPNVGKSTLFNALTGRSVPAENYPFCTIDPSVGIVPVPDPRLNQLSALSNSAKTIPAVVEFTDIAGLVAGASKGEGLGNKFLQNIREVDAIAEVVRIFEDPDIVHTSGEVNPLRDIEVINLELILADYEVVSKRRAGLEKEKRAGKKEAVALDEVLQKLEAAFDGGKLAQNVALSEDELILVQSLNLLTMKPILYCFNRKSDQAELPDEVVDFVNKTGAKWVSFDVALERGIAEFSETEKTIARQEFGVSEEGLDLLIRKSYELLNLITFFTTGADETRGWTIKRDSTAPQAGRAIHTDFHDKFIRAEVVSSADLLSSGSYPVAREKGLVRTEGKDYVVQDGDVIEFRI; encoded by the coding sequence ATGTCTCTCTCAATAGGAATTGTAGGTTTGCCGAATGTGGGGAAGTCCACACTCTTTAATGCATTGACGGGGCGAAGTGTGCCTGCGGAGAATTATCCGTTTTGCACTATTGACCCGTCTGTGGGTATTGTGCCTGTCCCCGATCCACGGCTCAACCAATTGTCTGCGCTTTCCAACTCTGCAAAAACTATCCCCGCGGTTGTTGAATTCACTGACATCGCTGGTCTCGTCGCTGGTGCCTCGAAAGGCGAAGGGCTCGGTAATAAGTTTCTCCAAAACATTCGTGAAGTAGACGCCATTGCAGAGGTGGTTCGGATTTTCGAAGACCCAGATATTGTGCACACCTCCGGAGAGGTGAACCCACTTCGTGATATTGAAGTCATTAACCTCGAGCTCATCCTCGCTGATTACGAAGTTGTTTCGAAACGTCGAGCAGGTTTAGAGAAAGAAAAACGAGCAGGGAAAAAAGAAGCAGTCGCTTTAGACGAAGTACTACAGAAGTTGGAAGCAGCATTTGATGGCGGGAAACTTGCGCAAAATGTTGCTCTTTCGGAAGACGAACTCATATTGGTGCAATCCTTGAACCTCCTCACCATGAAGCCGATACTCTACTGCTTTAACCGTAAGTCAGATCAAGCAGAGCTTCCTGACGAAGTCGTGGATTTTGTAAACAAGACAGGAGCCAAGTGGGTTTCGTTTGATGTGGCGCTCGAGCGGGGCATTGCGGAATTCAGTGAGACAGAAAAGACAATTGCTCGGCAGGAATTCGGCGTCTCCGAAGAGGGGCTCGACCTCTTGATCCGCAAAAGCTACGAGCTTTTGAACCTCATCACCTTTTTTACCACTGGAGCCGATGAGACGAGGGGGTGGACGATAAAGCGTGACTCAACTGCACCCCAAGCTGGGCGCGCCATCCACACCGACTTCCACGACAAGTTTATACGCGCGGAGGTGGTGAGCTCGGCAGATCTCCTTTCTTCTGGTTCGTACCCGGTCGCAAGAGAAAAGGGCTTGGTAAGGACCGAGGGGAAAGACTATGTAGTGCAGGATGGGGACGTGATTGAGTTTAGAATATAA